A portion of the Acipenser ruthenus chromosome 38, fAciRut3.2 maternal haplotype, whole genome shotgun sequence genome contains these proteins:
- the LOC131707076 gene encoding radiation-inducible immediate-early gene IEX-1-like isoform X1 has translation MCYGCNGKRVMSTATVSSAASGRCYPRPGVPEVFTFDPIPEPQTRPHVSRLGRNGRAKKVLYPAMTKKRLPVVEGRSTVQKLLFLLLVVICFQIYCAEESVSAVAESSQVEGVRTQSKHACEEELLIGETILETPAGEDVLRDLGPYLANMCAAAIASAKMTAFAKRCEIAHENVI, from the exons ATGTGTTACGGGTGTAATGGCAAGAGAGTTATGTCAACGGCAACAGTGTCTTCTGCTGCCTCGGGTCGGTGTTACCCCAGGCCGGGGGTCCCCGAAGTGTTTACCTTCGATCCCATACCCGAGCCCCAAACTCGCCCTCATGTCTCTCGATTAGGGAGAAACGGAAGGGCGAAAAAAGTGCTGTACCCAGCAATG acaaAAAAACGACTCCCAGTTGTCGAGGGCCGCAGCACCGTTCAGAAGTTGCTTTTCTTGTTGTTGGTAGTCATCTGCTTCCAGATTTACTGCGCCGAGGAGTCCGTGTCTGCAGTCGCTGAGAGCAGCCAAGTTGAGGGGGTGAGGACTCAATCTAAACACGCCTGCGAGGAAGAGCTGCTAATCGGGGAGACAATACTGGAAACTCCGGCTGGAGAGGATGTTCTAAGAGACttggggccctatttagcaaatatgtgcgcagccgCTATCGCTAGTGCAAAAATGACTGCGTTTGCAAAACGCTGTGAGATAGCGCACGAAAATGTGATTTAG
- the LOC131707076 gene encoding radiation-inducible immediate-early gene IEX-1-like isoform X3, giving the protein MCYGCNGKRVMSTATVSSAASGRCYPRPGVPEVFTFDPIPEPQTRPHVSRLGRNGRAKKVLYPAMTKKRLPVVEGRSTVQKLLFLLLVVICIQIYCAEESVSAVAETSQVEEARTQSKLACEEELLIGETILETPAENDVLREFAAKTERRSEILLLVSVSQYISEMKCNQ; this is encoded by the exons ATGTGTTACGGGTGTAATGGCAAGAGAGTTATGTCAACGGCAACAGTGTCTTCTGCTGCCTCGGGTCGGTGTTACCCCAGGCCGGGGGTCCCCGAAGTGTTTACCTTCGATCCCATACCCGAGCCCCAAACTCGCCCTCATGTCTCTCGATTAGGGAGAAACGGAAGGGCGAAAAAAGTGCTGTACCCAGCAATG aCAAAAAAACGACTTCCAGTTGTCGAGGGCCGCAGTACCGTTCAGAAGTTGCTTTTCCTGTTGCTGGTAGTCATCTGCATCCAGATTTACTGCGCCGAGGAGTCCGTGTCTGCAGTCGCTGAGACCAGCCAAGTTGAGGAGGCGAGGACTCAATCTAAACTTGCCTGCGAGGAAGAGCTGCTAATCGGGGAGACAATACTGGAAACTCCGGCTGAAAACGATGTTCTAAGAGAATTTGCTGCGAAAACCGAGAGAAGAAGCGAGATTCTGCTGCTTGTCAGCGTCTCGCAGTACATCAGTGAGATGAAATGCAACCAGTAG
- the LOC131707076 gene encoding radiation-inducible immediate-early gene IEX-1-like isoform X2: protein MCYGCNRKTVMSTATVSSAASGRCYPGPGIPEVFTFDPIPEPQTRHHVSRLGRNGRAIKVLYPAMTKKRLPVVEGRSTVQKLLFLLLVVICIQIYCAEESVSAVAETSQVEEARTQSKLACEEELLIGETILETPAENDVLREFAAKTERRSEILLLVSVSQYISEMKCNQ from the exons ATGTGTTACGGGTGTAATCGCAAGACAGTTATGTCAACGGCAACAGTGTCTTCTGCTGCCTCGGGTCGGTGTTACCCCGGGCCAGGGATCCCCGAAGTGTTTACCTTCGATCCCATACCCGAGCCCCAAACTCGCCATCATGTCTCTCGATTAGGGAGAAACGGAAGGGCGATAAAAGTGCTGTACCCAGCAATG aCAAAAAAACGACTTCCAGTTGTCGAGGGCCGCAGTACCGTTCAGAAGTTGCTTTTCCTGTTGCTGGTAGTCATCTGCATCCAGATTTACTGCGCCGAGGAGTCCGTGTCTGCAGTCGCTGAGACCAGCCAAGTTGAGGAGGCGAGGACTCAATCTAAACTTGCCTGCGAGGAAGAGCTGCTAATCGGGGAGACAATACTGGAAACTCCGGCTGAAAACGATGTTCTAAGAGAATTTGCTGCGAAAACCGAGAGAAGAAGCGAGATTCTGCTGCTTGTCAGCGTCTCGCAGTACATCAGTGAGATGAAATGCAACCAGTAG